The genome window CGTCTTCTTCGGTATCCACCGATTAAAGCGGCGATGGATAAAGAGCCACTCCTATCGACGACGAATACACCATCGGTACTCTGTCCTCTACCCGAAGACGATGAAATCTCCATACCTGTAACCCTAACCCCTTCAGAGTTCAAAGATATGCTTATCTTTGGCTCTCCAAGAGAACCAATTGTTGATGCGTTAGCTTTGTCTTTCAATAATAATCAAAGGCCGTTTGCTTCTGATTTGAATTCGAATTCGATATTAAGCCCTGATGGTGATCCGGATCCTCCTCCGTCATGGTTATCAGATCCTAATTATTCATTTGGGAAGACTAATCTACACCGCTCCAAAACAGCACCTGCTATGGCTGCGATTAATGATTTTGAGCATCCTGCAGCAGAGACCAGACCGCCTCAGTCCAGTTCATCCTCGATTGTTCGCCAAGCGGTATTGCTTTTGATCTTGTATTTGTCACTTGGTGTCGTCATTTACTGGTACAACAGGGAACATTTTGTTGCTTCTGAGACACATGTCGTCGTTGATGCCCTTTATTTTTGCATAGTTACAATGTGTACCATCGGCTATGGTGATATAACGCCTAATACTGTTGTCACCAAGCTCTTTTCCATTATGTTTGTGTTGGTTGGGTTTGGGTTTATTGATATCTTGCTTAGTGGGATGGTTAGCTATGTTCTGGATCTGCAAGAAACTCATTTGTTGCGGTCGTTAAAGCATGGGGGGCATGATGTCGATCATGATCATCCTTCGTATATAATTGATGTGAAGAAGGGGAGGATGAGGATTCGGATGAAGGTGGCGTTGGCTTTAGGGGTTGTGATTCTTTGTATTGGGGTTGGTGTTGCTGTTATGCATTATGTTGAGAGGCTAAACTGGCTTGATTCCTTTTATCTGTCGGTTATGTCTGTGACTACTGTTGGGTATGGTGACCGGGCTTTTAGGTCCATGGCAGGGCGTATTTTTGCTTCCATTTGGTTGCTTGTGTCCACCCTGGCTGTGGCTCGGGCCTTTCTCTATTTGGCTGAGGCTAGAGTGGATAAGAGGCATAGGAGGATGGCTAAATGGGTTCTTGACCAGGGTTTGACCGTTTCTCAGTTTCTTGCTGCGGATATTGATAACAACGGCTATGTCAGGTAATTATTTTTTTCATTGGGTTTATTAatgttttgttgaatgttagATCAACTGTAGATGTATATATTATGTATATGACATCAGATTAAAATGGCTCAACAATTAAAATTTGTAAAGAGTAATATTACTAATATGTACGGTTTAACAATAGCTAGTAAACATGTATCTAGTAGTGACATATATAACATGATAATTATGAACCTTTTCATGCACATCTGGGCGGGGATTTGGGTATGTGTGAGGCTTATATGTGAAAACAACCAAAGGGATAAAAAAGTTATGAGGCTCATATTTGATAGCAACCCAAAGGGAATAAGAAATTATGATGATAAAAAGGCATATGTAAACTGATGACTTCACACGCCTCGGCTTTTGGGACCTAAACGTCTAGGAGCGCCTCAAGCTTTTTAAAACCATGATACATGGATTAAACAAGTGTAAGGAGCATCAAATCTAGATCCGATAACAACTGGTTTACGTGAATCATTAGTACCTGGTTGGCTAAATGCCACAGGTTATGAGAACAAGAATATTAGTGGATGATCATTTTTTTTAACTGTCTTGCTCAGAATGTCTTAGTTACTGTGCCTTTTGGTCACT of Helianthus annuus cultivar XRQ/B chromosome 1, HanXRQr2.0-SUNRISE, whole genome shotgun sequence contains these proteins:
- the LOC110876296 gene encoding two-pore potassium channel 3, with amino-acid sequence MDKEPLLSTTNTPSVLCPLPEDDEISIPVTLTPSEFKDMLIFGSPREPIVDALALSFNNNQRPFASDLNSNSILSPDGDPDPPPSWLSDPNYSFGKTNLHRSKTAPAMAAINDFEHPAAETRPPQSSSSSIVRQAVLLLILYLSLGVVIYWYNREHFVASETHVVVDALYFCIVTMCTIGYGDITPNTVVTKLFSIMFVLVGFGFIDILLSGMVSYVLDLQETHLLRSLKHGGHDVDHDHPSYIIDVKKGRMRIRMKVALALGVVILCIGVGVAVMHYVERLNWLDSFYLSVMSVTTVGYGDRAFRSMAGRIFASIWLLVSTLAVARAFLYLAEARVDKRHRRMAKWVLDQGLTVSQFLAADIDNNGYVSKSEFVIYKLKEMGKISEKDILQICKIFDRLDTGNCGKITLADLMQSPHN